A genomic region of Thermogemmata fonticola contains the following coding sequences:
- a CDS encoding PIG-L family deacetylase: MSATGSLPSEPERLDVIAVAPHPDDVEILCGGTLAKLVLLGYQVGIFDLTNGEPTPRGSVEKRLAEAEQARRILGVQVRKNIDLPNRVLMDCPENRFRLATEFRRYRPGIILVAYGRTPAASPDHYQGQLIAEAARFYSQLTRWDDRFGHTAPYRIPHLVYVPFPFDAENRHWHSQFVIDITDTIEQKLAAIRVYESQFDASRFQRVEHMIRSVNGYHGARCGFHYGELFALPAPVGATDLVQLVHGSKGSLAPVQLPGKDHLPTG, from the coding sequence GTGAGTGCGACAGGTTCGTTACCTTCGGAGCCGGAACGGCTGGATGTCATCGCGGTGGCACCCCATCCTGATGACGTGGAGATTCTCTGCGGCGGCACCCTGGCCAAGCTGGTGCTCTTGGGGTACCAGGTCGGCATCTTCGACCTGACGAACGGGGAACCGACCCCGCGCGGCAGCGTGGAGAAGCGGCTGGCGGAAGCGGAACAAGCCCGCCGCATCCTCGGCGTCCAGGTGCGCAAAAACATCGACCTGCCCAATCGTGTTCTCATGGATTGCCCGGAGAATCGCTTTCGGCTGGCCACCGAGTTCCGGCGGTACCGCCCCGGCATCATCCTCGTGGCTTATGGCCGCACGCCAGCCGCTTCCCCCGACCATTACCAGGGCCAGCTTATCGCCGAGGCGGCCCGCTTCTACTCCCAACTCACCCGCTGGGATGACCGCTTCGGCCACACCGCCCCGTACCGCATTCCCCATCTCGTGTACGTTCCGTTTCCGTTCGATGCGGAGAATCGCCACTGGCATAGCCAGTTTGTCATCGACATCACCGACACCATCGAGCAGAAACTGGCGGCGATCCGGGTTTACGAGTCGCAGTTTGACGCTAGCCGCTTCCAGCGGGTGGAGCACATGATCCGCTCGGTCAACGGCTATCATGGCGCCCGTTGCGGTTTCCACTACGGGGAGTTGTTCGCCCTGCCGGCGCCGGTTGGGGCCACGGACCTGGTCCAATTGGTTCACGGCAGCAAAGGCTCGCTTGCACCGGTGCAACTGCCGGGCAAGGATCATCTCCCCACCGGCTGA
- a CDS encoding adenine phosphoribosyltransferase, whose translation MDLRSYIRDVPDFPKPGILFKDITPLLADPSAYAYAVAKLAAHYATRPVDAIAAAEARGFLFAAPMALELRKPLIPLRKPGKLPFQTHSYKYDLEYGSAELQVHIDAIAPHAQVLLVDDVLATGGTMAAACKLVEQAGGKVAGCAFLLELTHLQGRERLAGYDCFSLIQC comes from the coding sequence ATGGATTTGCGCAGCTACATCCGCGACGTACCGGATTTTCCCAAACCGGGGATTTTGTTCAAGGACATCACGCCGCTGTTGGCCGACCCGTCGGCGTATGCCTACGCCGTGGCCAAGTTGGCCGCCCATTACGCGACCCGGCCTGTCGATGCCATTGCGGCGGCGGAAGCCCGCGGCTTCCTCTTCGCGGCCCCGATGGCCCTGGAGCTGCGCAAGCCCCTCATCCCCTTGCGCAAACCGGGCAAGCTCCCCTTCCAAACCCACAGCTACAAGTACGACCTGGAGTACGGCTCAGCCGAGCTGCAAGTCCACATCGATGCCATCGCCCCGCACGCCCAGGTGCTGCTCGTCGATGATGTCCTAGCTACCGGTGGGACTATGGCCGCAGCCTGCAAACTCGTCGAACAGGCGGGTGGAAAGGTCGCCGGCTGTGCCTTCCTGCTTGAATTGACCCATCTCCAGGGACGCGAACGTCTCGCCGGCTACGACTGCTTCAGCCTCATCCAATGCTAA
- a CDS encoding DUF1501 domain-containing protein, protein MTLLKRTDCEGFHRRDFLQIGAAGALGLTLPGFLAAEAQARSKGTRPAKARSVILLWLAGGPATIDMWDNKPDAPEGIRGEFKNIPTSVPGLYFSEPLPKSAQIANRLTVVRSLYHTIPSHGPASVFMTTGNKPTAALQYPSMGSLTARLLSVPRGVPPYVTFGGNANTNFGMAGYLGTAYNPFLIEGNGVGGEKGRGNAGGSFSVRGLSLRGTFTLEDLEKRDKLLRQFDSTFTAYDRSSELLDGLDTFHQQALDILRSDRTREALDLSREKAATLEMYGNTPFGRGALAARRLIEAGVRFATVTFGGWDTHNQNFVRLKNNLLPVLDTVLSALVRDLEDRGLLDSTIVMVAGEFNRTPRINRNAGRDHWARSMAVVLAGGGFPRGYVHGSTDASGMAPATEPCTPDDLAATIFTHLGIDPHMELTTPTGRPMQLFREGRPIEKLLG, encoded by the coding sequence ATGACGCTGCTGAAACGGACCGATTGCGAAGGGTTCCACCGCCGCGACTTTTTGCAGATCGGAGCGGCAGGAGCCTTGGGGCTGACGCTGCCGGGTTTCCTCGCCGCGGAAGCCCAAGCCCGGAGCAAGGGTACGCGCCCGGCGAAAGCCCGCAGTGTGATCCTGCTCTGGCTGGCCGGCGGCCCCGCCACCATTGACATGTGGGACAACAAGCCCGATGCCCCAGAAGGCATCCGCGGGGAGTTCAAGAACATCCCGACCTCCGTGCCGGGCCTCTACTTCTCGGAACCGCTGCCGAAATCCGCCCAGATTGCCAACCGGCTGACCGTGGTCCGCTCGCTCTATCACACCATCCCCAGCCACGGCCCGGCGAGCGTGTTCATGACCACCGGGAACAAGCCGACCGCCGCCTTGCAGTATCCCTCGATGGGGTCGCTGACGGCCCGGCTGCTGAGTGTGCCGCGGGGCGTTCCCCCCTACGTCACCTTCGGCGGTAATGCCAATACAAACTTCGGCATGGCCGGCTATTTGGGCACCGCTTACAACCCGTTCCTCATTGAAGGGAATGGAGTCGGCGGGGAGAAAGGCCGAGGGAACGCTGGGGGCAGCTTCAGTGTCCGGGGTCTGTCCCTGCGCGGCACCTTCACCCTGGAAGACCTGGAGAAGCGGGACAAACTCCTGCGGCAATTCGACAGCACCTTCACCGCCTACGATCGTTCCAGCGAGCTGCTCGATGGCTTGGACACCTTCCACCAGCAGGCCCTGGACATCCTGCGGAGCGACCGGACGCGCGAAGCCCTGGACCTGTCCCGCGAAAAGGCCGCCACACTGGAGATGTACGGCAACACTCCGTTCGGCCGCGGCGCCCTGGCTGCGCGCCGCCTCATCGAGGCCGGCGTCCGCTTCGCCACCGTCACCTTCGGCGGCTGGGATACCCACAACCAGAACTTCGTCCGCTTGAAGAACAACCTCCTGCCGGTGCTGGATACGGTCCTGTCCGCCCTGGTCCGCGACCTGGAAGATCGCGGCCTTTTGGACAGCACCATCGTCATGGTGGCCGGGGAGTTCAACCGCACGCCGCGGATCAACCGCAATGCGGGCCGGGATCACTGGGCGCGATCGATGGCGGTGGTCCTCGCCGGCGGCGGCTTCCCCCGCGGCTATGTCCACGGCAGCACCGACGCTTCGGGCATGGCACCGGCCACCGAACCGTGCACGCCAGACGACCTGGCTGCCACCATCTTCACCCACCTGGGGATCGACCCGCATATGGAACTGACCACGCCTACCGGCCGGCCCATGCAACTGTTCCGCGAAGGCCGCCCGATCGAAAAGCTGCTCGGCTGA
- a CDS encoding rhomboid family intramembrane serine protease — protein sequence MFPIQDNVPSRSVPWVTWTLIALNALVFLQEVALPAAQLERLVQLLALVPAELLADPWRHWPTLITSMFLHGGWLHILGNMWTLYLFGDNVEDRMGPARYLIFYLLCGVAAGLTHVLSMPASTTPTLGASGAVAGVLGAYLLLYPGARIVTLILIVFFPIFVELPALVFIGIWFLTQLYSGTLALLLPAESFGGVAWWAHVGGFVMGMLLLPLCKKPQQRYRRRYPDEYWPW from the coding sequence ATGTTTCCGATTCAGGATAACGTTCCGTCCCGCAGCGTCCCCTGGGTCACCTGGACGTTGATCGCGCTGAATGCGCTGGTGTTCCTGCAGGAAGTGGCCCTTCCGGCGGCGCAACTGGAGCGGCTGGTGCAGTTGCTCGCCCTGGTTCCGGCGGAGCTGCTGGCGGACCCGTGGCGGCACTGGCCGACGCTGATTACCAGCATGTTCCTTCACGGCGGCTGGCTGCATATCCTCGGCAACATGTGGACGCTCTATTTGTTCGGCGATAATGTCGAAGACCGCATGGGACCCGCCCGCTATTTGATCTTCTATCTCCTCTGTGGCGTGGCCGCGGGCTTGACCCACGTGCTGAGCATGCCAGCGAGCACTACGCCGACGCTGGGGGCCTCCGGAGCCGTGGCCGGCGTGCTCGGAGCTTACCTGCTCCTCTATCCGGGCGCCCGGATCGTCACCCTCATCTTGATCGTCTTTTTCCCGATCTTTGTCGAGCTGCCAGCGCTGGTGTTCATCGGCATCTGGTTTTTGACGCAGCTTTATAGCGGTACCTTAGCCTTGCTGTTACCGGCGGAGAGCTTCGGCGGGGTCGCCTGGTGGGCTCACGTGGGCGGCTTCGTGATGGGCATGCTGCTGCTCCCCCTCTGCAAGAAACCTCAGCAACGCTACCGCCGGCGCTACCCGGATGAATACTGGCCCTGGTGA
- a CDS encoding serine/threonine-protein kinase: MASSLCSVCSRPLPAESLAEGVCQTCRANTGPTDLESLAAVSSAAAGMQTQAAVGLAQSEEVTRTYHGAEPQTRVALTEHLEGYDTPLPEMLRQLPPAPPGYELIKRLGSGGMGDVFLAREYPTERLVAMKMLRSPGNAIAAERFISEVRALARLNHPHIVKVLATDFLRQQPFFTMEYVSGGTLADRLRQGPLDPREAARLIMLVAQAVHAAHTAQVLHRDIKPSNILLDAQGQPHISDFGLAKMLDRDDGLVTMTGPLGTPSYMPPEQCSRRFGPIGPPADVYSLGATLYHLVTGQPPYRGKTAVEILQQIEEGIPLRPRALRPDLPPALEAIILKCLQKRQEDRYPSAEALAEDLERFLQNSVPSAPLHTPWRRLWLWTRRQRSRLLAGTTGLLLLAVAAILGAVLPRTETPTPDERLAALMNSLRQGESVTLIGPTGLPAWSKVLHGNVALSSDETSERACVYSSLGYGLVLLLPEVPLDRYTLEAEIRLVNLVTARRDGLQMGGLFFGYLPNDSAMPGCVFHAVKHVSFLDHHYTPENPQAYLHPEHVYFGDLILLERPGDFPILAFPRSPHRHPFTPSIVCPAPWRKIQIKVRPDLVETYWRDERGQMVRFAAVKGPALDKQAEVAADSLRKSFPQLDYPTPDWHPRRGLGLWCHRAVYAVRNLTLTPGK, translated from the coding sequence ATGGCGTCCTCCCTGTGTTCGGTGTGCTCGCGACCGTTGCCGGCGGAGAGTTTGGCCGAGGGGGTCTGTCAGACCTGTCGAGCGAATACGGGGCCGACGGACCTTGAAAGTTTGGCCGCCGTTTCGTCTGCGGCGGCGGGGATGCAGACGCAAGCGGCGGTGGGTCTGGCACAGTCCGAGGAGGTGACGCGGACTTATCACGGTGCCGAGCCGCAGACGCGTGTGGCCCTAACGGAGCATCTCGAAGGGTATGATACGCCACTGCCCGAAATGTTGCGGCAACTGCCGCCTGCTCCACCGGGTTATGAGCTGATCAAGCGGCTAGGCAGCGGCGGCATGGGGGATGTGTTCCTCGCCCGCGAGTATCCCACGGAGCGCCTGGTGGCAATGAAAATGCTACGCTCGCCGGGCAACGCCATCGCCGCGGAGCGGTTCATCTCCGAAGTGCGGGCTTTGGCGCGGCTGAATCATCCCCACATCGTCAAGGTGCTAGCCACGGACTTCCTCCGGCAGCAGCCGTTCTTCACCATGGAATATGTCAGTGGTGGAACTTTGGCGGACCGCCTGCGCCAGGGTCCCCTCGACCCGCGGGAAGCGGCGCGGTTGATCATGCTCGTGGCCCAGGCGGTCCATGCCGCGCACACGGCCCAGGTCTTGCATCGGGACATCAAACCGAGCAATATCCTCCTCGATGCTCAAGGGCAGCCGCACATTTCCGACTTCGGGCTAGCCAAGATGCTCGATCGTGATGACGGCCTGGTGACCATGACTGGTCCGCTGGGCACGCCGAGCTACATGCCGCCGGAGCAATGCTCGCGCCGCTTTGGACCGATTGGGCCGCCCGCCGATGTGTACAGCTTAGGCGCGACGCTTTATCATCTGGTTACGGGCCAGCCTCCCTATCGCGGCAAGACAGCGGTGGAAATCCTCCAGCAGATTGAAGAAGGAATACCCCTCCGTCCCAGGGCGTTGCGCCCGGATTTACCCCCCGCCTTGGAAGCGATCATTCTCAAGTGCTTGCAGAAGCGGCAGGAGGACCGCTATCCGAGCGCGGAAGCTCTGGCCGAGGACCTGGAACGCTTCTTGCAGAACTCAGTGCCGTCGGCCCCGCTGCATACGCCGTGGCGCCGCCTGTGGCTGTGGACCCGCCGCCAGCGCTCCCGCCTGTTGGCCGGGACAACCGGGCTCCTCCTCTTAGCGGTGGCCGCCATCCTCGGTGCGGTGCTGCCGCGCACCGAAACCCCGACACCGGACGAACGCCTCGCCGCCCTGATGAATTCCCTCCGTCAGGGAGAGTCCGTGACGCTCATCGGCCCGACCGGCCTGCCTGCTTGGTCGAAGGTCCTTCATGGGAATGTCGCCCTATCCTCCGACGAAACCAGCGAACGCGCCTGCGTCTATAGCAGCCTGGGATATGGCCTGGTGCTGCTGTTGCCTGAAGTGCCCCTGGATCGGTACACCCTGGAGGCGGAAATCCGCCTGGTGAACCTGGTCACCGCCCGCCGCGATGGCCTGCAAATGGGCGGCCTGTTCTTCGGCTATCTCCCGAACGACTCGGCCATGCCCGGCTGTGTCTTCCATGCCGTCAAACATGTCAGCTTCCTCGACCACCATTACACCCCGGAAAATCCCCAGGCGTATCTCCACCCCGAACATGTCTATTTCGGCGACCTGATCCTTCTGGAGCGTCCGGGCGATTTTCCGATACTGGCCTTTCCGCGTTCGCCGCACCGGCATCCCTTCACGCCGTCCATCGTTTGCCCAGCACCTTGGCGGAAAATCCAGATCAAGGTCCGTCCGGACTTGGTGGAGACTTACTGGCGGGATGAGCGGGGCCAGATGGTGCGCTTCGCCGCGGTGAAGGGACCGGCCCTGGACAAGCAAGCGGAAGTCGCCGCCGACTCCCTGCGCAAAAGTTTCCCCCAGCTCGACTATCCCACGCCGGATTGGCATCCGCGCCGCGGACTGGGCCTCTGGTGCCACCGAGCGGTGTACGCCGTCCGAAACCTGACCCTCACTCCCGGAAAGTAA
- the hisI gene encoding phosphoribosyl-AMP cyclohydrolase, which translates to MINFDKSGGIVPAIAQDAETGEVLMLAWMNREAWEETLRTGRAVYYSRSRGRLWRKGEESGHVQHVVEVRVDCDADTVLLKVRQVGGAACHEGYKSCFFRRVEGDQLQLAAERVVDPATIYRKS; encoded by the coding sequence ATGATCAACTTTGACAAAAGCGGCGGGATCGTCCCCGCGATCGCTCAGGATGCCGAGACCGGCGAAGTGCTGATGCTGGCGTGGATGAATCGCGAGGCGTGGGAGGAGACGCTGCGGACGGGCCGGGCGGTCTATTACAGCCGTAGCCGGGGCCGCCTGTGGCGTAAAGGGGAGGAAAGCGGCCACGTGCAGCACGTGGTGGAAGTGCGCGTGGATTGCGACGCCGACACCGTCCTGCTCAAAGTGCGGCAAGTGGGCGGGGCGGCTTGCCACGAAGGGTACAAAAGCTGCTTCTTTCGCCGCGTGGAAGGGGACCAGCTCCAACTCGCCGCTGAGCGCGTCGTGGACCCTGCCACCATCTACCGCAAAAGCTAA
- a CDS encoding SDH family Clp fold serine proteinase — protein sequence MGGLGEWFWIFLMIVMLQPVLRQKMLESARLRLMHRIEEQRKSRVILLVHRQETMSLLGFPLMRYIDVNDAEEVIRAIHLTDDDVPIDLVLHTPGGLVLASLQIARAIKAHKAKVTVIVPHYAMSGGTLIALAADEIIMDSHAVLGPVDPQLGEYPAASLVKVVQEKKIDEIEDRTLILADIAAKALKQIRSEVLELLEGKMPQEQAERLADLLTQGTWTHDHPISFEEAKRLGLPVRSDLPQEFYQLMNLFPQPVQRQPAVQYIPTPYGNHKP from the coding sequence ATGGGCGGACTGGGCGAGTGGTTTTGGATCTTCCTGATGATCGTCATGCTGCAACCGGTGTTGCGCCAGAAAATGCTGGAATCGGCCCGCCTGCGCCTCATGCACCGCATCGAAGAGCAACGCAAAAGCCGGGTCATTCTCCTGGTCCACCGGCAGGAAACCATGAGCCTGCTCGGCTTCCCCTTGATGCGCTACATCGATGTGAATGATGCCGAGGAAGTGATCCGCGCCATCCACCTAACCGATGACGATGTTCCGATCGACCTGGTGCTGCACACCCCCGGCGGGCTAGTTCTGGCGAGCCTCCAAATCGCCCGCGCCATCAAGGCCCATAAAGCGAAAGTCACCGTGATTGTGCCGCACTACGCCATGTCGGGCGGCACCCTCATCGCCCTGGCCGCGGATGAAATCATCATGGACAGCCACGCCGTCCTCGGACCGGTTGATCCCCAACTCGGCGAATACCCCGCCGCGTCTCTGGTCAAAGTCGTACAAGAGAAAAAGATCGACGAAATCGAGGACCGCACCCTGATCCTGGCCGACATCGCCGCCAAGGCCCTCAAACAAATCCGCTCGGAAGTCCTGGAGTTGCTAGAAGGCAAGATGCCTCAAGAGCAGGCGGAACGCCTCGCCGACCTGCTCACTCAGGGGACGTGGACGCACGACCATCCCATCAGTTTCGAGGAGGCCAAGCGGCTGGGCCTGCCCGTGCGCAGCGATCTGCCCCAGGAGTTCTACCAGTTGATGAATCTCTTCCCCCAGCCGGTGCAACGCCAGCCCGCCGTGCAATACATTCCGACGCCCTACGGCAATCACAAGCCGTGA
- a CDS encoding ERF family protein — MSERFTTALGGEAAGEWGSGICRSASLANLAKALAQAQAELKNPPKDRVNPHFKSKYADLATVRDWVLPVLNRHGLSVVQLPCEGSGRPALFTLLLHESGEYLGACLPLRLVKDDPQGMGSALTYARRYALQALAGVAGEEDDDGNSASGTVQRSRRGADRREESRRRMLDYFQQTHGVTAEQVCQAVGVQRPEEIEETHLRRLRDIAVALKSGQPARAFFPSSPSTTVPPTTASLPSAA; from the coding sequence ATGAGCGAGCGATTCACCACGGCGCTGGGCGGCGAGGCGGCGGGGGAATGGGGCAGCGGGATTTGCCGGAGTGCCTCCCTGGCGAATCTCGCCAAGGCGCTGGCCCAGGCCCAAGCGGAGCTGAAAAACCCGCCGAAGGATCGGGTCAACCCGCACTTCAAGTCGAAGTATGCCGATTTGGCAACGGTGCGGGACTGGGTGCTGCCGGTGCTCAATCGCCACGGGTTGAGCGTGGTGCAGTTGCCGTGCGAGGGGTCGGGTCGGCCGGCCTTGTTCACGCTGCTGTTGCATGAGTCCGGGGAGTATTTGGGCGCATGCTTGCCGTTGCGGCTGGTCAAGGATGATCCCCAGGGCATGGGTTCGGCCCTGACGTATGCCCGGCGGTATGCCCTGCAAGCTCTGGCAGGCGTGGCGGGGGAAGAGGATGACGACGGCAACAGCGCCAGCGGCACGGTTCAGCGCAGCCGTCGCGGTGCGGACCGGCGGGAGGAAAGCCGGCGGCGCATGCTGGACTATTTCCAGCAGACCCACGGGGTGACGGCGGAGCAGGTGTGCCAGGCGGTGGGGGTCCAGCGCCCGGAAGAGATCGAGGAGACGCACCTGCGGCGCCTGCGGGACATCGCTGTGGCCCTGAAGAGCGGCCAGCCGGCCCGTGCTTTTTTCCCGTCCAGTCCCTCGACAACCGTTCCTCCAACCACGGCCAGTTTGCCCTCCGCCGCCTGA
- a CDS encoding FHA domain-containing protein, whose amino-acid sequence MSDPLFSSVVLSDGERRELFRRAREALQRACGDQTIAGDSRVLSPQAGPRSDATVAVPVDQLPRQCPCFLQDEAQHIYPLHVGVNTIGRMADNDIVIREECISRRHCAIVVHHNWQCELYDVASKNGTYLNNQRISRPTPLCHGDRITLCNRVLTFYLAEAPPSSPSPSIPTAQPL is encoded by the coding sequence ATGTCCGACCCGCTCTTTTCCAGTGTCGTTCTGTCGGACGGGGAACGGCGTGAGCTGTTCCGGCGGGCGCGGGAGGCCTTGCAGCGAGCCTGTGGGGATCAGACCATTGCCGGCGATAGCCGTGTTTTGTCGCCGCAAGCCGGTCCCCGCAGCGACGCCACCGTCGCAGTACCTGTCGACCAATTGCCCCGCCAATGCCCCTGCTTTTTGCAAGACGAAGCCCAGCACATTTACCCCCTTCACGTCGGAGTCAACACCATCGGCCGGATGGCGGATAACGACATCGTCATCCGCGAGGAGTGCATTTCCCGGCGGCATTGTGCCATCGTCGTCCATCATAATTGGCAATGCGAGTTGTACGACGTGGCCTCGAAGAACGGCACCTATCTGAACAATCAGCGGATCAGCCGCCCCACGCCGCTGTGTCATGGTGACCGCATCACTTTGTGCAACCGGGTGTTGACGTTCTATCTTGCGGAGGCGCCGCCCTCTTCGCCGTCCCCTTCCATCCCGACAGCCCAGCCGCTGTGA
- a CDS encoding DUF1542 domain-containing protein — protein sequence MSSYPPDDYRSYPYGPPPLPNNYHQSYLAAKAAVRVPAFLLILTGILTLLTEILFLIALPLLPKAFNDAIANVQQDPNLTQDEKEELIELWTELKNSVEHPLTFPFTIVSILLCLLILIGGIQMWNLSGLALPVTASILAIIPCISGCCCWIGMPAGIWGLVVLSRPEVKAAIAGSR from the coding sequence ATGAGCAGCTACCCCCCCGATGATTACCGCTCGTATCCCTACGGTCCGCCTCCCCTTCCCAATAACTACCACCAGAGTTATCTGGCCGCGAAAGCCGCGGTGCGTGTCCCCGCTTTCCTGCTCATCCTCACCGGCATCCTGACCCTGCTGACGGAGATCCTGTTCCTCATCGCCCTGCCATTGCTGCCCAAAGCCTTCAATGACGCCATCGCTAACGTCCAGCAAGACCCCAACCTGACCCAGGACGAGAAAGAGGAGTTGATCGAACTCTGGACCGAACTCAAAAACTCCGTCGAACACCCCCTGACCTTTCCCTTCACCATTGTCAGCATCCTTTTATGCCTGTTAATCCTCATCGGCGGGATTCAGATGTGGAACCTCTCCGGCCTGGCGCTACCCGTGACGGCTTCGATCCTGGCGATCATTCCGTGCATCAGCGGGTGTTGTTGCTGGATCGGGATGCCCGCGGGGATTTGGGGCCTTGTGGTCCTGTCCCGCCCGGAGGTGAAAGCTGCGATCGCGGGGTCACGGTGA
- a CDS encoding GNAT family N-acetyltransferase yields MNPERMVIRAAERRDLAALVAYNLALAWETEQKRLDPVTVEAGVAALLGDPQRGFYTVAEVEGQVVGQVLITFEWSDWRNGWFWWLQSVYVQPAFRRRGVFRALVEHLEERARREGQVVGLRLYVERDNRAAQAVYAALGLQPTTYGVLEKCWKPV; encoded by the coding sequence ATGAACCCGGAGCGTATGGTCATCCGTGCGGCGGAGCGGCGGGATTTGGCGGCGCTGGTGGCCTACAACCTGGCTTTGGCCTGGGAAACCGAACAGAAGCGGCTGGACCCGGTCACGGTCGAGGCGGGTGTGGCGGCGCTCTTGGGCGATCCGCAGCGGGGCTTTTACACCGTCGCCGAAGTCGAGGGGCAGGTGGTCGGCCAGGTGCTCATCACCTTCGAGTGGAGCGATTGGCGCAACGGTTGGTTCTGGTGGTTGCAGAGCGTCTATGTCCAGCCGGCGTTCCGCCGTCGGGGGGTGTTCCGCGCTCTGGTGGAACATCTGGAGGAGCGCGCTCGCCGGGAGGGCCAAGTCGTGGGCTTGCGCCTCTACGTCGAACGAGACAATCGGGCAGCCCAGGCAGTGTATGCCGCTTTGGGCTTGCAGCCGACCACCTACGGCGTGTTGGAGAAGTGCTGGAAGCCGGTCTGA
- a CDS encoding alpha/beta hydrolase, with translation MRCRHYCAIALFVLGMLAILPVRPSAHLLAQKGEPPVEETFSTADGVILRGLFYKAAQNSSSAPVVILLYPPGQRGAETDMTKGDWEGLARRLTQEGYNVFRFDWRGHGKRGHEIKDKDVFWTNPYTGPWNVKYVTGFGKKPLKNDIYFKDIRDPLRYMPVYLLDLAAVRAHLDAKNDLRDCNTSSLYLIGAGTAATLGMAWIVTEWYRPAIAPGVAEILPAARYEFVPQRIAGGVKVPAGEDISAAVWLSPIRPSVVSETLAKSWISAYAPKLRDNNPMLFLYGDGDAIAQRDARFFFHEVLVGAGNRQLGLNPLNPKYLFSIKGAKSLSGVGLLGNNATLKTEDTILQFMSAIQKERAKVAARNRGYSAPLFIDLRYFGFTP, from the coding sequence ATGCGCTGCCGACACTACTGTGCTATCGCTCTGTTTGTGCTGGGCATGCTCGCCATCCTGCCCGTTCGTCCCTCGGCCCATCTCCTGGCCCAGAAAGGGGAGCCGCCGGTCGAGGAAACCTTCTCCACGGCGGATGGCGTCATTCTCCGTGGCCTGTTTTACAAGGCGGCGCAAAACTCCTCCTCGGCCCCTGTCGTCATCCTGCTCTATCCGCCGGGTCAACGCGGGGCGGAGACCGATATGACTAAGGGGGACTGGGAAGGATTAGCGCGGCGACTCACCCAGGAGGGGTACAACGTCTTCCGCTTCGACTGGCGCGGACACGGCAAGCGGGGGCATGAAATCAAGGATAAGGATGTGTTCTGGACCAATCCCTACACCGGGCCGTGGAATGTCAAGTACGTGACCGGCTTTGGGAAAAAGCCGCTCAAAAATGACATCTACTTCAAGGACATTCGCGATCCGCTACGCTACATGCCGGTCTATCTGCTGGACCTGGCGGCGGTGCGTGCCCATCTCGATGCGAAGAACGACCTGCGGGATTGCAACACCAGTTCCCTCTATCTCATCGGCGCGGGCACGGCGGCGACCCTGGGCATGGCCTGGATCGTGACGGAATGGTACCGCCCAGCGATTGCTCCGGGTGTGGCGGAGATTCTTCCCGCGGCACGCTATGAGTTTGTGCCCCAGCGGATTGCCGGGGGGGTCAAGGTGCCGGCGGGGGAGGACATTAGCGCGGCCGTCTGGCTCAGCCCGATTCGGCCCAGTGTGGTCAGCGAAACCTTGGCCAAAAGCTGGATTAGCGCTTATGCGCCCAAATTGCGCGACAACAATCCCATGCTCTTCCTCTATGGGGATGGCGATGCCATAGCCCAGCGGGATGCCCGCTTCTTCTTCCACGAAGTTCTCGTCGGTGCTGGCAACCGCCAACTCGGCCTCAACCCTCTCAATCCAAAATACCTCTTCTCCATCAAGGGGGCGAAGAGTCTCTCCGGCGTCGGCCTGTTGGGCAATAACGCCACGCTCAAAACCGAGGACACCATCTTGCAGTTCATGTCCGCTATTCAGAAGGAGCGGGCCAAGGTGGCGGCGCGCAATCGCGGCTACAGTGCCCCGCTCTTCATCGATCTGAGGTACTTTGGCTTCACGCCGTGA
- the greA gene encoding transcription elongation factor GreA has translation MSQDAIPMTREGYEKLKAELDRLRNVEMVEVTKRVAKARELGDLSENAEYHAAREDQGLLQARINELSDRLARAVIIDPSHLPRDTVVFGSRVKVLDLDIEEEEVFELVGPGQEDPDNGRILSTSPIAQGLMGHKVGDVVEIPVPRGVIRYKILDISLAQL, from the coding sequence ATGAGCCAAGACGCTATCCCGATGACCCGCGAAGGCTACGAGAAACTCAAGGCGGAGCTGGATCGCCTGCGGAATGTCGAAATGGTCGAAGTGACCAAGCGGGTGGCCAAAGCCCGCGAACTGGGCGATCTGAGCGAAAACGCCGAGTATCACGCCGCACGCGAAGACCAGGGTCTGCTCCAGGCTCGCATCAACGAGCTGTCCGATCGGCTGGCGCGCGCCGTGATCATCGATCCGAGCCATCTCCCGCGGGACACCGTGGTCTTCGGCAGCCGGGTCAAAGTGCTCGACCTGGACATCGAGGAAGAGGAAGTTTTCGAGCTGGTCGGACCCGGACAGGAAGACCCCGACAATGGCCGCATCTTGAGCACCAGCCCCATCGCCCAGGGATTGATGGGCCACAAGGTCGGGGATGTGGTCGAAATCCCCGTGCCCCGCGGCGTCATCCGCTACAAAATCCTCGACATTTCCCTGGCCCAGCTCTAA